In the Orenia marismortui DSM 5156 genome, one interval contains:
- a CDS encoding SLC13 family permease encodes MQVKKIVFILLIGMLLACLYPVISQAADNLNNYTEIIPKFNTSIAIVGSVIILLLGLFVWEPVPIGIIALAVPVILVALNLWTKVSNEQALSGFSNSATVTIMAMFVLSRGIQNSGAVQLLGNKLESFTGDNQKKQVGTITAFTGFIASIINNTPVVAAFVPMVTNLGRRTKVSPSKLLIPLSYASMLGGTITLLGTSTNILASQVSARLINHPFGMFEFTKLGIIVFGVGFIYLVTVGYYLIPERIKVESKSLLKDYKMEKFLTEVKIDDNSPLLGKSIGEAFKNLDKDLDVIQMTREGEQFMEPLDVKTIRSGDHLVIRAAKETLLKFIENKGISLLLDIKINQNQLEDSVQGQKIIEVVIPDNSFMTGQTINNVNFLERYDASLLAIKHNEKISYKNLKSFRLKSGNVLLLLVTDATLKRLDNNMSFIIEDDVERPNYSPSKIFLALGILSSVIILASMNIISIAIATLGGVIAMVATNLVKPNEVYEAINWEVVFLLAGLIPLGVAIEQTGTAQFIASQLLQVTGIFPPVVILGIFYYFTVLLTNIISNNATAVLMIPVAVNAAEQIGANPFAFVLAVTFAASAAFSSPIGYQTNLMIYGPGGYRFRDFIRVGAPLEIILAIIVPLFISIFWGI; translated from the coding sequence ATGCAAGTTAAAAAAATAGTATTTATATTATTAATAGGAATGTTATTAGCTTGTCTTTATCCAGTAATATCTCAAGCAGCAGATAATTTAAACAATTATACAGAAATAATCCCTAAATTTAATACTAGTATAGCAATAGTTGGCTCGGTAATAATATTATTATTAGGGTTATTTGTTTGGGAACCAGTTCCAATTGGGATTATAGCATTAGCAGTTCCAGTGATTCTTGTAGCTTTAAATCTATGGACCAAGGTATCTAATGAACAAGCATTATCAGGCTTTAGTAATAGCGCAACTGTGACGATAATGGCTATGTTTGTTTTAAGTAGGGGAATTCAAAATAGTGGAGCAGTGCAATTATTAGGTAATAAACTAGAAAGTTTTACAGGAGATAATCAGAAGAAGCAGGTAGGAACAATTACTGCTTTTACAGGATTTATTGCTAGTATTATTAACAATACACCAGTAGTAGCGGCTTTTGTTCCAATGGTGACTAATCTGGGGCGTAGAACAAAAGTATCACCATCAAAGTTATTAATTCCTCTTTCTTATGCCTCGATGTTAGGAGGAACTATAACATTATTAGGTACATCTACTAATATTTTAGCCAGTCAAGTATCTGCTCGACTTATCAATCATCCTTTTGGGATGTTTGAGTTTACTAAATTAGGTATAATAGTATTTGGAGTAGGGTTTATTTATTTAGTTACAGTTGGGTATTATTTAATTCCAGAGAGAATAAAAGTTGAGTCTAAAAGTTTGTTAAAAGATTACAAAATGGAGAAGTTTTTAACGGAAGTAAAAATTGATGATAATTCTCCTTTATTGGGTAAAAGTATAGGTGAAGCCTTCAAAAATTTGGATAAAGATTTAGATGTTATTCAAATGACTCGTGAAGGGGAACAATTTATGGAGCCATTAGATGTAAAGACGATTAGGTCTGGAGATCATTTGGTAATCAGAGCTGCAAAAGAAACATTATTAAAATTTATTGAGAATAAAGGGATAAGTTTATTGCTAGATATTAAAATTAATCAAAATCAACTAGAAGATTCAGTTCAAGGTCAGAAAATTATAGAAGTTGTTATTCCTGATAATTCCTTTATGACAGGTCAAACTATTAATAATGTTAATTTTCTTGAACGTTATGATGCCAGTTTATTGGCTATTAAGCATAATGAAAAGATATCTTACAAAAATTTAAAGAGTTTTCGCCTGAAATCAGGAAATGTATTACTTTTGCTAGTAACAGATGCTACTTTGAAGCGTTTAGATAATAATATGAGTTTTATTATTGAAGATGATGTAGAAAGACCCAATTATAGCCCTTCTAAAATATTTTTAGCACTAGGAATTTTATCATCTGTAATTATTCTAGCTTCAATGAATATTATTTCGATTGCTATTGCTACCTTAGGTGGGGTAATAGCAATGGTTGCTACTAATTTGGTAAAACCTAATGAAGTTTATGAAGCAATAAACTGGGAAGTAGTCTTTTTATTGGCTGGTTTAATTCCATTGGGGGTGGCAATTGAGCAGACTGGTACTGCACAATTTATAGCTAGTCAATTACTACAAGTAACAGGTATCTTTCCGCCGGTTGTAATATTGGGTATCTTCTATTACTTCACAGTTTTATTAACTAATATTATCAGTAATAATGCAACGGCAGTACTTATGATTCCTGTAGCAGTCAATGCAGCTGAGCAAATTGGAGCTAATCCCTTTGCTTTTGTACTAGCAGTAACCTTTGCTGCTAGTGCTGCTTTTTCAAGTCCAATTGGATATCAAACAAATTTAATGATTTATGGTCCAGGAGGATATAGGTTCCGTGATTTTATTCGTGTAGGTGCACCTTTAGAAATAATCTTAGCAATTATAGTTCCTCTTTTTATATCTATATTTTGGGGAATATGA
- a CDS encoding 5'-methylthioadenosine/adenosylhomocysteine nucleosidase, with protein MKIGIIGAMDIEIELLKEELDLKDTLNKASMEFYAGELLDKEVVLVRSGIGKVNAAVCTQILIDDFAIDQIIFTGVAGAVDPVLDVGDIVISSEVAQHDIDVTGFGREYGEVPGLDRVFFEAEEKLVNLAKVAGEKVTAKEDIKVLIGRVLSGDQFIADREKVAWLESTFGGYCTEMEGAAVGQVCFLNSKPFVIIRSMSDKADGEANISFDEFAKIAADNSYKIVVEMLKNI; from the coding sequence TTGAAAATAGGTATTATTGGAGCAATGGATATAGAAATAGAGTTGTTAAAAGAGGAATTAGACTTAAAGGACACTCTTAATAAGGCGAGTATGGAGTTTTATGCAGGAGAGTTGCTTGATAAGGAAGTTGTTTTAGTTCGTAGTGGTATAGGTAAGGTAAATGCTGCTGTTTGTACTCAGATTTTAATTGATGATTTTGCTATTGATCAAATTATCTTTACTGGTGTAGCTGGTGCTGTTGATCCAGTGTTAGATGTTGGTGATATTGTGATCTCTAGTGAGGTAGCACAACATGATATTGATGTTACAGGTTTTGGTAGAGAATATGGCGAAGTTCCTGGCTTGGATAGAGTATTTTTTGAGGCTGAGGAGAAGTTAGTTAATTTAGCTAAAGTTGCAGGAGAGAAGGTCACGGCTAAAGAAGATATCAAAGTTTTGATAGGAAGAGTCTTATCAGGAGATCAATTCATAGCTGATAGAGAAAAGGTAGCCTGGTTAGAAAGTACTTTTGGAGGTTATTGTACTGAAATGGAAGGAGCAGCAGTAGGACAGGTATGTTTTTTGAATTCTAAGCCCTTTGTAATCATTCGTTCAATGTCTGACAAAGCTGATGGAGAAGCTAATATTTCCTTTGATGAATTTGCAAAGATAGCTGCTGATAATTCGTATAAGATAGTAGTAGAAATGTTGAAGAATATATAG
- a CDS encoding TM1266 family iron-only hydrogenase system putative regulator, with the protein MEKRIGVIGIVISDRLEAANKVNDILADYGDIIVGRMGLPYDDRGLNIISLIVDGTNDEIGALAGKAGNIDGVKVKSMLTT; encoded by the coding sequence ATGGAAAAGCGTATTGGAGTTATTGGTATTGTTATTTCTGATCGCTTAGAAGCTGCTAATAAGGTAAATGATATTTTGGCTGATTATGGGGATATTATTGTTGGAAGAATGGGTTTGCCTTATGATGATCGAGGTTTGAATATTATTTCCTTAATTGTGGATGGAACTAATGATGAGATTGGAGCTCTAGCTGGTAAGGCTGGTAATATAGATGGAGTTAAGGTTAAGTCAATGCTTACTACATAA
- a CDS encoding DivIVA domain-containing protein encodes MSFTPADIYNKKFKKTLRGYDTQEVDDYLDLIGVYYEEIISENDKLRLEIQELKNEVETYEEKEYAIEEKMNKAEEVVKTREITAEKEAEFIIREAELKARDIIQNAKLESKKIVQVAQNKAEEKYKQYNKLSNVERLTKIRLKQFLESHLEMLEDDNVDLQAIKEELEFVEED; translated from the coding sequence ATGTCTTTTACACCTGCAGATATTTACAATAAAAAATTTAAAAAAACTCTTAGAGGTTATGATACTCAAGAGGTAGATGATTATTTAGATTTAATAGGTGTCTACTATGAAGAGATTATATCAGAGAATGATAAGTTAAGGCTAGAGATACAAGAGTTAAAAAATGAAGTAGAAACTTATGAAGAAAAAGAATATGCTATAGAAGAAAAGATGAATAAAGCAGAAGAAGTAGTTAAAACTAGAGAAATCACAGCAGAAAAAGAGGCAGAATTTATTATCAGAGAGGCTGAACTGAAAGCTAGAGATATAATTCAAAATGCTAAATTGGAATCTAAAAAAATAGTACAAGTTGCTCAAAATAAAGCAGAAGAAAAATATAAGCAGTACAATAAACTATCAAATGTTGAACGTTTGACAAAAATTAGGTTAAAACAGTTCTTAGAAAGTCATTTAGAGATGTTAGAAGATGATAATGTGGATTTACAGGCTATTAAAGAAGAATTAGAATTTGTAGAAGAAGATTAA
- a CDS encoding photosystem II S4 domain protein, whose product MVDKERLLSHVNNEEDRIELSQILDKADLALNRHQPTFTNFLNPHHLYLAKAILEQIPNLKFLEYGGYDRAERRRISLMPDYYLPDIVESPIVLLDIRGQFKFQKVSHRDFLGSILGTGIKREMVGDLILYKQGCQAVVAKEIRDYLLLNLEQVHKIGVEVVEMDFDALEIEPERIKEINTTVASLRLDSIASSGFSTSRNKMSKEIEQGKVKVNWKVIDNPAHFVQTDDIISIRGRGRVEIDELLGESNRGRIKVKLKRYI is encoded by the coding sequence GTGGTTGATAAAGAGAGGTTGCTCTCTCATGTAAATAATGAAGAGGATAGAATAGAGTTATCACAGATTTTAGATAAAGCAGATTTAGCTTTAAACAGGCATCAACCAACCTTTACTAATTTTCTTAACCCTCACCACTTGTATTTAGCTAAAGCAATTTTAGAGCAGATTCCTAATCTGAAGTTTTTGGAATATGGTGGTTATGATAGGGCTGAAAGAAGAAGAATATCCTTAATGCCAGATTATTATCTGCCAGACATAGTTGAAAGTCCTATTGTTTTACTCGATATTAGAGGACAATTTAAATTTCAAAAAGTAAGCCATAGAGATTTCTTGGGGTCAATTTTGGGAACTGGAATTAAAAGAGAGATGGTTGGTGATTTAATTTTATATAAGCAAGGATGTCAAGCTGTTGTTGCTAAAGAGATAAGAGATTATCTATTATTAAACCTTGAGCAAGTCCATAAAATTGGAGTTGAGGTAGTAGAGATGGATTTTGATGCTTTAGAAATTGAGCCTGAAAGAATAAAAGAGATAAATACAACTGTTGCTTCCTTGAGACTTGATTCTATAGCTAGTTCAGGTTTTTCAACCTCAAGGAATAAAATGAGTAAAGAGATAGAACAAGGAAAAGTAAAGGTAAATTGGAAAGTTATTGATAATCCAGCACACTTTGTGCAAACAGATGATATTATATCTATTCGAGGTAGAGGAAGAGTAGAGATTGATGAATTATTAGGTGAATCTAATCGAGGAAGAATCAAAGTAAAATTGAAGCGATATATTTAG
- a CDS encoding YggT family protein: MLISLVDLVFKFFYYLILARIIASWVRPPAHHEGMRKLMEFIYRFTEPILGPIRELLPSFGGIDFSPIIAFLALQIIRDGLIRLLIYLF; the protein is encoded by the coding sequence ATGTTAATTTCACTGGTAGATTTAGTTTTTAAGTTCTTTTATTATTTAATTCTTGCTAGGATTATAGCATCATGGGTACGTCCTCCAGCTCATCATGAAGGGATGAGAAAGCTAATGGAGTTTATTTATCGTTTTACAGAACCAATCTTAGGACCAATTCGTGAGTTGTTGCCTTCCTTTGGAGGAATTGATTTTTCACCAATTATTGCCTTTTTAGCTTTACAAATCATTAGAGATGGATTGATTAGACTATTAATTTATTTATTTTAG
- the proC gene encoding pyrroline-5-carboxylate reductase yields MPSNKKIGFIGAGSMAEALIKGILNSGIFLPNQMYISDIKAERLDLLKDKYQVIIAKDNFELLKNVDYIIMAVKPKVIPVVLKELEEDIDESQKIFSIAAGVTTKMIKEYLSSNNTVVRLMPNTPALIGEGAIAYTLGSDFEAEDKELVEEIFSSVGNLVEVEEDLMDAVTGLSGSGPAYIYLIIEALADAGVNVGLSRDNALELALQTIIGSAKMVLELEKHPAQLKDMVTSPGGTTITGLKILEEKGVRSAFYSAIEAATLKSKELRGEE; encoded by the coding sequence ATGCCAAGTAATAAGAAGATAGGATTTATTGGTGCGGGGTCTATGGCAGAAGCTTTGATCAAAGGTATTTTAAATTCTGGGATCTTTCTGCCAAATCAGATGTATATTAGTGATATTAAAGCAGAAAGGTTAGACTTATTAAAGGATAAGTATCAGGTAATAATAGCTAAAGATAATTTTGAATTGCTTAAGAATGTAGATTATATTATTATGGCAGTTAAGCCTAAAGTGATTCCTGTAGTTTTAAAAGAGTTAGAAGAAGATATTGATGAATCTCAAAAAATATTCTCAATAGCAGCAGGGGTTACAACTAAAATGATAAAAGAATATTTATCTTCAAATAATACAGTTGTTAGATTGATGCCAAATACTCCTGCTTTAATTGGTGAAGGAGCTATAGCCTATACCCTAGGAAGCGATTTTGAAGCAGAGGATAAAGAATTAGTAGAAGAGATATTTAGTAGTGTTGGTAATCTAGTTGAGGTAGAAGAAGATTTAATGGATGCTGTAACTGGGTTAAGTGGAAGTGGTCCAGCTTATATCTATTTAATTATTGAGGCCTTAGCTGATGCAGGAGTAAATGTTGGTTTATCCAGAGATAATGCTTTAGAATTAGCTTTACAAACTATAATTGGCTCTGCTAAAATGGTTTTAGAGTTAGAAAAGCATCCTGCTCAATTAAAGGATATGGTAACCTCTCCTGGAGGTACAACAATTACAGGTTTAAAGATATTAGAAGAAAAAGGAGTTCGTTCAGCTTTTTATTCGGCTATAGAAGCGGCTACATTGAAATCTAAAGAATTAAGGGGGGAGGAGTAA
- a CDS encoding cell division protein SepF encodes MEFIDTLLNKIDQFFSLSPQEIERESNSYQQDDIERDLDFNSIVSDSEKNMTIIKPSSFEDTQQIADELKNKQSVLLNLSDVEHQLATRIIDFISGVIYALDGNVEKVSEGIFLFAPETVEINYQADNNGLSKEEKESLYAK; translated from the coding sequence ATGGAGTTTATAGATACTTTATTAAATAAAATTGATCAATTCTTTTCTTTAAGTCCCCAAGAGATAGAGAGAGAGAGTAATAGTTATCAGCAAGATGACATTGAAAGAGATCTAGATTTTAATTCTATTGTTTCTGATTCTGAAAAGAATATGACAATTATTAAGCCTAGTTCTTTTGAAGATACACAGCAGATAGCTGATGAATTAAAAAATAAGCAGTCGGTATTGCTTAACTTAAGTGATGTAGAACATCAACTAGCTACTAGAATTATTGATTTTATAAGTGGAGTGATTTATGCTTTAGATGGAAATGTAGAAAAGGTTAGTGAAGGCATCTTTTTATTTGCACCTGAAACTGTAGAGATAAATTATCAAGCTGATAATAATGGTCTATCTAAAGAAGAGAAGGAGAGTTTATATGCCAAGTAA
- a CDS encoding YggS family pyridoxal phosphate-dependent enzyme, giving the protein MQDIQSRLHKIEERIEKAAKRAGRNISEIKLLPISKYHSLEKMKVILDDGINDFGESRVQELTDKYDEFDSEVRWHMIGHLQRNKVKYLARRHRCTLIHSVDSLRLAKEINKRSKQEDRVMNILIQVNTAEDDNKFGIYSKEAIELIKNISKLEYVKIKGLMTIAPYSDDPEEVRPYFRKLKELALKIEAIGIENVEMDELSMGMTNDLEVAIEEGATILRVGSGIFGEREYK; this is encoded by the coding sequence ATGCAAGATATCCAAAGTAGATTACATAAAATAGAAGAGAGAATTGAGAAGGCTGCTAAAAGAGCAGGACGTAATATTTCAGAGATTAAATTATTACCTATCTCTAAATATCATTCTTTGGAGAAGATGAAAGTTATTTTAGATGATGGAATTAATGATTTTGGAGAGAGTAGGGTACAAGAATTAACAGATAAATATGATGAATTTGATTCTGAAGTAAGGTGGCATATGATTGGTCACTTACAAAGAAATAAGGTTAAGTATTTAGCTAGAAGACATAGATGTACCTTGATTCATTCTGTAGATAGTTTAAGGTTAGCTAAGGAGATCAATAAAAGGTCTAAGCAAGAAGATAGGGTAATGAATATTCTTATACAAGTAAATACTGCTGAAGATGATAATAAATTTGGTATTTATTCTAAAGAAGCAATTGAATTGATTAAGAATATATCTAAACTTGAATATGTAAAGATAAAAGGATTAATGACAATTGCTCCATATTCTGATGACCCTGAAGAGGTAAGGCCATATTTTCGCAAATTAAAAGAATTAGCGTTAAAAATAGAAGCTATAGGAATAGAAAATGTGGAGATGGATGAATTATCGATGGGGATGACCAATGATTTAGAGGTGGCAATTGAAGAAGGAGCAACTATTTTAAGGGTTGGATCAGGAATTTTTGGAGAAAGGGAGTATAAATGA
- a CDS encoding PhoH family protein — MKKIYILDTNVILHDPKSIFSFEDNNIIIPMVVIEEVDDKKKRQDSVGRNARLFSRYVDELRKKGKLSEGVELDNGGKIKIELNHQVLAQLPKGIDPNKPDNRILATSLGLQNEQDIPVILVTKDINMRIKADALGIKAEDYATDAIDIDELYSGLKDIKVPADKINSFFSNKRLNQEELSLDEKLYSNQFVNLEDSFGGSQSALCRYDKSKNYLVPFIFNSSDVWGIVPRNREQRCAFELLLNDNIKLVTLVGKAGTGKTLLALAAGLQKVVEDKDYKKLIVTRPIVPMGNDLGFLPGDKDEKLAPWMRPIFDNMEFLVGGKDENTASAVADLKEMGLIEMEAITYIRGRSIPNQFIIVDEAQNLTPHEIKTIITRAGENTKIVLTGDPYQIDHPYLDSNSNGLTYLVERLKDKELVGHITLSKGERSELAEIAASSL, encoded by the coding sequence ATGAAAAAAATTTATATATTAGATACAAATGTTATACTTCATGATCCAAAATCAATATTTTCATTTGAAGATAATAATATAATTATTCCAATGGTTGTGATTGAAGAAGTAGATGATAAGAAGAAAAGGCAGGATTCAGTTGGTAGAAATGCCAGATTATTCTCAAGATATGTAGATGAACTAAGGAAAAAAGGGAAGTTATCTGAAGGAGTAGAGTTAGATAATGGTGGTAAGATTAAAATTGAATTAAACCATCAAGTTCTAGCTCAATTACCTAAAGGTATTGATCCTAACAAACCTGACAATCGAATTTTAGCTACAAGTTTAGGTTTACAAAATGAACAAGATATTCCCGTTATTTTAGTTACTAAAGATATCAATATGAGAATTAAAGCAGATGCACTGGGCATTAAAGCTGAAGATTATGCTACAGATGCAATTGATATTGATGAATTATACTCAGGACTTAAAGATATAAAAGTTCCTGCTGATAAAATCAATAGCTTCTTTTCAAATAAGCGATTGAATCAAGAAGAATTATCTTTAGATGAAAAGCTATATTCTAATCAATTTGTTAATTTAGAGGATAGTTTTGGTGGATCTCAATCTGCTCTATGTAGATATGATAAAAGTAAAAATTATTTAGTCCCATTTATATTTAATTCTAGCGATGTATGGGGGATTGTTCCTAGAAATAGAGAACAGAGATGTGCTTTTGAATTATTGTTAAATGATAATATTAAATTAGTTACTTTAGTGGGGAAAGCAGGTACTGGAAAGACATTATTAGCTTTAGCAGCGGGATTACAAAAAGTTGTAGAAGATAAAGATTATAAAAAGTTGATAGTAACACGTCCTATTGTTCCTATGGGTAATGATTTAGGGTTCTTACCAGGAGATAAAGATGAAAAGTTAGCTCCTTGGATGAGACCTATCTTTGATAATATGGAATTTTTGGTAGGGGGCAAAGATGAGAATACAGCCAGTGCTGTAGCAGATTTAAAGGAAATGGGTTTAATTGAAATGGAAGCAATAACTTATATTAGAGGTAGAAGTATTCCAAATCAATTTATTATAGTTGATGAAGCACAAAACCTAACTCCCCATGAGATTAAGACTATTATTACTCGAGCAGGTGAGAATACAAAGATTGTATTGACTGGAGACCCTTATCAAATTGATCATCCATACCTTGATAGTAATAGCAATGGGTTAACTTATTTAGTTGAGAGATTAAAAGATAAAGAATTAGTTGGTCATATAACTTTATCTAAAGGTGAAAGATCAGAATTGGCTGAAATAGCAGCTAGTTCATTATAA
- a CDS encoding HlyD family efflux transporter periplasmic adaptor subunit: protein MRDFGRITSKVDHKKVKRNNLSGFIKFLLTIIISGLLIIFIINFLGYHSSKIVMTSYETIKDHIKTSGLLIRKERVTFAPKRGKIKLYQNEGERISTGNHIATIRNINEEDNLYNYYAGIVSYKIDGLEMTLREENIDKLNYDSFINLKGKINPINSGDNVNLGRPIFKIIDNFTFYLAVLLPQNQLSNYEVGTTIEVLFSQLKGVYFKGKIRSIIPDKPQNIMVIKFNKFIPELVDLRRVDVEIIRKRYHGIVVPSSSLVKRGDKVGVMVNGYTKKYFKEIKVLGEVEGKAVIKGIGPGVKVILN from the coding sequence ATGAGAGATTTTGGGAGAATAACCAGTAAGGTTGATCATAAGAAGGTAAAAAGAAATAATTTGAGTGGATTTATTAAATTCTTATTAACAATTATTATTAGTGGATTGTTAATTATTTTTATAATTAATTTTTTAGGTTATCATTCTAGTAAGATAGTAATGACTTCCTATGAAACAATTAAAGATCATATTAAAACTTCAGGGCTTTTGATTAGAAAGGAAAGGGTTACCTTTGCTCCTAAAAGAGGAAAAATTAAACTTTATCAAAACGAAGGGGAAAGAATAAGTACAGGAAACCATATAGCAACTATTCGTAATATTAATGAAGAAGATAACTTATATAATTATTATGCTGGAATAGTTAGCTATAAAATAGATGGTTTAGAAATGACCTTAAGAGAAGAGAATATTGATAAATTAAACTATGACTCTTTTATTAATTTAAAAGGTAAGATTAATCCGATTAACTCAGGAGATAATGTTAATCTTGGTAGACCAATTTTTAAAATCATTGATAATTTTACTTTTTATCTAGCGGTTTTATTACCCCAAAATCAACTATCTAACTATGAAGTTGGAACTACTATAGAGGTATTATTTTCTCAATTAAAAGGAGTTTATTTTAAAGGGAAGATAAGATCTATTATTCCAGATAAACCTCAAAATATTATGGTAATTAAATTTAACAAATTTATTCCTGAATTAGTTGATTTAAGAAGAGTTGATGTTGAAATTATTAGAAAAAGATATCATGGAATAGTGGTTCCGAGTTCTTCTTTGGTAAAAAGAGGTGATAAAGTAGGAGTTATGGTAAATGGTTATACTAAAAAATACTTTAAAGAAATTAAAGTATTAGGAGAAGTAGAAGGAAAAGCAGTTATTAAAGGAATAGGACCTGGAGTTAAAGTAATTCTAAATTAA
- a CDS encoding dicarboxylate/amino acid:cation symporter: MKRLGLLPKLVIGIVVGLILGSLCLKVGVEWPISLFKTFNNIFGSFLSYIIPVIIIAFVAPGIAELGKRASKLLGLATGIAYLSTIIAGTLAFILGKAVLPALLDGSQDLNTIENTVDAFFTIDIPPMMGVMTALVTAFMIGLGMANLSEKNLYNVIKDFQGIVQKVIKVVIIPLLPIHIAGIIANMSYVGKVASIMASFGKVYILIIGLQTTYVIIQYLVACNIAKKNPFKAIKNMLPAYFTAIGTQSSAATIPVTVRSVLSNDVEEDIAEFVVPLGATIHLAGDTITLTLASMAVMMLSGQAVTFAAMFPFILMLGVTMVAAPGIPGGGVMASLGLLEGMLGFGGMQKSLMIALHLAQDSFGTASNVMGDGAISIIMDSLSENKNITKQEEINNESL; encoded by the coding sequence ATGAAAAGATTAGGCTTATTACCAAAACTAGTTATAGGTATTGTTGTAGGATTGATTTTAGGGAGTCTTTGTTTAAAAGTAGGAGTAGAGTGGCCAATTAGTTTATTTAAAACATTTAATAATATTTTTGGGAGTTTCTTAAGTTATATTATTCCTGTTATTATTATTGCTTTTGTTGCTCCAGGTATTGCTGAACTAGGGAAAAGAGCTAGTAAATTGCTAGGGTTAGCAACAGGTATAGCTTACTTATCGACTATTATTGCTGGAACATTAGCTTTTATTTTAGGTAAAGCTGTACTGCCAGCTTTACTAGATGGAAGTCAAGATTTAAATACAATAGAGAATACAGTAGATGCTTTTTTCACTATCGATATTCCACCAATGATGGGAGTTATGACAGCCCTAGTAACTGCCTTTATGATTGGGCTTGGGATGGCCAATTTAAGTGAAAAGAATCTTTATAATGTAATTAAAGATTTTCAAGGTATAGTGCAAAAAGTAATTAAAGTAGTTATTATTCCATTATTACCTATACATATTGCAGGTATTATTGCTAATATGAGTTATGTGGGTAAAGTAGCTTCTATTATGGCTTCTTTTGGTAAGGTTTACATCTTAATTATTGGTTTACAAACTACTTATGTGATTATTCAATATTTGGTAGCATGTAATATTGCCAAGAAAAACCCTTTCAAAGCAATAAAAAATATGTTGCCAGCTTATTTTACAGCTATAGGAACTCAATCTTCAGCAGCCACTATTCCAGTAACTGTTCGTTCTGTACTAAGTAATGATGTAGAAGAAGATATAGCTGAATTTGTTGTACCGTTAGGTGCTACAATTCACTTAGCAGGAGATACAATTACTTTAACATTAGCTTCAATGGCAGTTATGATGTTAAGTGGTCAAGCAGTAACTTTTGCAGCAATGTTTCCATTCATTCTAATGTTAGGGGTTACGATGGTTGCTGCACCAGGTATTCCAGGTGGAGGAGTAATGGCATCTTTAGGGCTATTAGAAGGAATGCTTGGATTTGGAGGAATGCAAAAGTCTCTGATGATTGCCTTACACTTAGCTCAAGATAGTTTTGGTACTGCATCTAATGTTATGGGAGATGGTGCTATATCAATTATTATGGATAGCTTATCTGAGAATAAGAATATTACTAAGCAAGAAGAGATTAATAATGAAAGTTTATAA